A window from Mangifera indica cultivar Alphonso chromosome 2, CATAS_Mindica_2.1, whole genome shotgun sequence encodes these proteins:
- the LOC123208534 gene encoding aspartic proteinase CDR1-like yields the protein MEPVWSNRFFFCYAFSILLLSIVCLTEAKRDGFSVELIHRDSPKSPFYNPKHTPYEKVINAVRRSFNNVNKFNPNTAQADIISNSGSYLMNISIGSPPFPIIAIADTGSDLIWTQCKPCNECFAQKAPLFDPSKSSTFKQLSCFSNQCQTLEGSSCADDNTCVYTASYGDRSFSNGDLAIDTVTLGSTSGRPVPLTKTTIGCGHKNDGTFNEETSGIIGLGGGAVSLVTQLGNSIGGKFSYCLIPLSSSLKDSSSKLNFGSKGVVSGKGVVSTPLVSKEPDTFYYLTLEAISVGTKRISLVDSSSSEGNIIIDSGTTLTFLPESFNSKLISAVSDAIDAEPVKDPNELLDLCYSATADFQIPTITAHFTGADVKLSPSNTFVRISEELVCFTFKGSSGAQSLSIYGNLAQMNFLIGYDTEEKTVSFKPTDCTKG from the coding sequence ATGGAACCCGTTTGGAGTAATCGCTTTTTTTTCTGTTATGCCTTTTCAATATTATTACTCTCTATTGTTTGTCTTACAGAAGCAAAGAGAGACGGGTTTAGTGTTGAACTAATTCATCGTGACTCCCCGAAGTCTCCCTTTTACAACCCTAAACATACTCCCTATGAAAAAGTCATCAATGCCGTGCGTCGTTCTTTCAATAATGTCAACAAATTCAACCCAAATACAGCACAAGCTGATATAATCTCCAACAGTGGTTCGTATCTTATGAATATTTCAATCGGTTCCCCACCTTTCCCGATTATCGCTATTGCCGATACTGGTAGTGATCTTATATGGACACAATGCAAACCTTGCAATGAGTGTTTCGCACAAAAAGCTCCTCTTTTCGACCCCAGCAAATCCTCTACTTTCAAACAACTTTCTTGCTTCTCAAACCAATGTCAAACCCTTGAGGGTTCCTCTTGCGCCGACGACAATACTTGCGTATATACCGCCTCTTATGGTGACAGATCCTTCTCAAATGGCGATCTTGCTATCGATACTGTTACTTTGGGTTCAACATCTGGACGTCCTGTCCCTTTGACTAAAACCACCATCGGTTGCGGGCACAAAAACGATGGTACTTTTAATGAAGAAACATCTGGCATAATTGGCCTTGGAGGCGGTGCGGTTTCTCTTGTTACACAATTGGGTAACTCAATTGGTGGCAAATTCTCTTACTGTTTGATTCCTTTGTCATCATCATTAAAGGATAGTTCAAGCAAACTTAATTTTGGTAGCAAGGGAGTTGTTTCAGGTAAAGGCGTTGTTTCAACTCCTTTGGTTTCTAAAGAACCAGACACTTTCTACTATCTCACACTTGAAGCAATCAGTGTTGGCACCAAAAGAATCAGCTTGGTTGATTCTTCATCTTCGGAGggtaatattataattgattcaGGGACTACATTGACCTTTTTGCCCGAGTCGTTTAACTCTAAGTTGATCTCAGCCGTGTCAGATGCCATTGATGCTGAACCTGTAAAAGACCCTAATGAGCTACTCGATTTGTGCTACAGTGCTACAGCAGATTTTCAAATTCCAACTATTACAGCACATTTTACTGGGGCGGATGTGAAGTTGAGTCCTTCGAATACATTCGTCAGGATCAGTGAGGAGCTTGTTTGTTTCACGTTTAAGGGTTCTAGTGGTGCACAAAGCCTTTCAATTTACGGTAACTTGGCGCAGATGAATTTCCTGATTGGGTATGATACAGAGGAAAAGACTGTATCCTTTAAACCAACAGATTGCACCAAGGGTTGA